In Carya illinoinensis cultivar Pawnee chromosome 6, C.illinoinensisPawnee_v1, whole genome shotgun sequence, a single genomic region encodes these proteins:
- the LOC122314460 gene encoding serine carboxypeptidase-like 17: MALVSGNSANRVCLHVFILLLFFVKAAFSGTLVTSIPGFDGDLPFKLYTGYVTVGEADMFYYFIESEGKPKSDPLLLWYSGGPGCSAFNGLIYQIGPLAFNLTDYEGGIPNTYYYPYSWTRTASILFVDAPVGTGFSYATSADAYDVSDTKTAAQVYEFLKKWLSEHPQYLLNQLFVGADSYSGVSGPVVVKHIIDGNEAGLVPRLNLKGYILGCPKTDATINDNSKIIYSHRMGLVSDELYEAAKESCNGNYDDITKSQAQCYEDLKLIQHCIKDINKNHILEPKCTWASPKHYGGSVRRALEEDSDGLILSSSDTDQEFYCHTFGYALSYIWANDRSVRKALNILEGSVQDWKRCNKTLSSSYTYDLTSVLEYHKNLSTKGLQVLIYNGDHDLVIPNIGTQEWIKVLNLTIVNDWHSWLVDGQVAGYTIKYSSNGYRLTYATIKGAGHSPQEYKRRESFHMFDRFIHYFPL, from the exons ATGGCACTCGTCTCTGGCAATTCTGCTAACAGAGTGTGTTTGCATGTGTTCATTCTACTGCTTTTCTTTGTAAAAGCGGCTTTCTCCGGCACACTCGTCACCTCTATACCAGGCTTCGACGGTGACCTCCCTTTTAAACTCTATACTGG TTATGTGACCGTCGGTGAAGCAGATatgttttactattttatcGAGTCCGAGGGAAAACCCAAATCGGATCCCCTTTTGCTCTGGTACAGTGGCGGCCCTGGTTGCTCTGCTTTCAATGGTCTTATTTATCAAATTG GTCCACTAGCTTTCAACCTGACAGACTACGAAGGGGGTATACCAAATACATACTATTACCCATACTCATGGACAAGG ACTGCCAGCATTTTATTTGTAGATGCACCCGTTGGCACTGGTTTCTCCTATGCTACAAGTGCGGATGCATACGATGTCTCGGACACAAAAACAGCAGCACAAGTTTATGAATTCCTAAAGAAG TGGTTGAGTGAACACCCACAATACCTGCTGAATCAATTATTTGTCGGTGCTGATTCTTATTCAGGCGTATCCGGCCCAGTCGTTGTTAAACATATCATTGATG GTAATGAAGCTGGGCTCGTGCCACGCCTGAATCTCAAG GGGTATATTCTTGGGTGCCCCAAAACTGATGCAACTATTAACGATAATTCAAAGATAATATATTCTCATCGGATGGGACTGGTATCAGATGAACTCTATGAG GCAGCAAAAGAAAGTTGTAACGGGAATTATGATGATATTACTAAATCACAAGCACAATGCTATGAGGATCTTAAATTAATCCAGCAT TGCATCAAAGacataaataaaaaccatattCTGGAGCCTAAGTGCACCTGGGCATCCCCAAAACACTATGGAGGATCGGTCCGAAGAGCTCTTGAAGAAGACTCAGACGGCTTGATCCTGTCATCCTCAGATACTGATCAGGAGTTTTATTGCCAT ACCTTCGGCTATGCGCTGTCTTATATTTGGGCCAACGATCGAAGTGTTAGGAAGGCTCTTAATATCCTAGAG GGATCAGTACAAGACTGGAAGAGATGCAACAAGACCTTAAGCTCATCTTACACATATGACCTCACCAGCGTGCTTGAGTATCATAAAAATCTCAGCACAAAGGGTCTTCAAGTTCTAATATACAA TGGTGATCATGACCTGGTAATCCCAAACATTGGTACACAAGAGTGGATTAAGGTGCTCAATTTAACCATCGTTAATGATTGGCATTCGTGGTTAGTGGATGGTCAAGTTGCAGG GTACACAATTAAGTATTCGAGTAATGGGTACCGCTTGACCTATGCCACCATAAAG GGGGCGGGTCACTCACCTCAAGAGTACAAGCGTAGAGAAAGTTTTCACATGTTCGACAGGTTTATCCATTATTTTCCACTCTGA